A genome region from Coffea arabica cultivar ET-39 chromosome 7e, Coffea Arabica ET-39 HiFi, whole genome shotgun sequence includes the following:
- the LOC113701377 gene encoding chromatin assembly factor 1 subunit FAS2-like encodes MKGGTVQINWHDTKPVLTLDFHSLSGLLATGGADFDIKLWEISSGEEQNRGPGASYKTNLSYHGSAVNVLRFSPSGEQLASGADGGELVLWKLHSNDAGETWKFLKILSFHRKDVLDLQWSTDGTFLISGSVDNTCIIWDVNKGSVHQILDGHSHYVQGVAWDPLAKFLASLSSDRTCRIYVNKPSKTKGNDRMNYICQYVISRLEPQTTDESKTAKNHLFHDETLPSFFRRLAWSPDGSFLLVPAGSFKHTPSSEFVNAAYILSRNDLSRPALMLPGASKPVVAVRFCPVRFSLRGLKSSDFFRLPYRLIFALATLNSLYIYDTEGIEPIAILAGLHYAAITDIAWSPNGKYLALSSQDGYCTLLEFQNQELGSSVPVSEERNIVDDCKTLLQAQGASFTKTEPDNSLDGAESEKAEAHNDEKQASTATLATPTANKPAKRRITPIVID; translated from the exons atgaAGGGTGGAACAGTTCAAATTAATTGGCACGACACCAAACCAGTCTTAACCCTAGATTTTCACTCTCTCTCAGGTCTCCTAGCTACCGGCGGTGCCGATTTCGACATAAAG cTATGGGAGATAAGTTCTGGTGAAGAGCAAAACAGGGGTCCTGGAGCTTCATATAAAACTAACCTATCTTACCACGGTTCAGCAGTAAATGTGCTTCGCTTTTCTCCTTCTG GAGAACAACTGGCATCTGGTGCTGATG GTGGTGAACTTGTCCTATGGAAGTTACATTCTAATGATGCTGGAGAAACATGGAAGTTCTTGAAGATATTATC GTTTCATCGTAAGGATGTATTGGACTTGCAGTGGTCCACTGATGGTACATTTCTTATTTCTGGATCTGTTGACAACACTTGTATCATATGGGATGTGAATAAAG GTTCTGTGCATCAAATTTTAGATGGCCATTCTCATTATGTCCAAGGTGTTGCATGGGATCCATTAGCTAAGTTTTTAGCTTCGCTCAGCTCAGATAGAACCTGCAGGATTTATGTCAACAAGCCAtctaaaacaaaaggaaatgatAGGATGAACTACATTTGTCAGTATGTCATATCAAGGTTGGAACCACAGACTACAGATGAATCCAAG ACAGCTAAAAATCACCTCTTCCATGATGAGACACTGCCATCTTTTTTCCGAAGATTAGCTTGGTCTCCTGATGGATCATTTTTACTTGTGCCTGCAG GTTCTTTCAAACATACACCATCTTCTGAATTTGTAAATGCTGCCTATATCCTTTCTAGAAATGATCTTTCTAG ACCTGCTTTGATGCTTCCTGGTGCCAGCAAACCTGTTGTGGCAGTGCGGTTCTGCCCTGTGAGATTTAGCTTGCGAGGATTAAAGTCAT CTGACTTCTTTAGGCTCCCTTATCGCCTTATCTTTGCGCTGGCCACTTTGAACTCTTTATATATCTATGATACGGAGGGTATTGAACCAATAGCAATCCTGGCTGGACTTCATTATGCAGCTATAACTGACATTGCCTG GTCACCAAATGGCAAATATTTGGCATTGTCCTCACAAGATGGCTATTGTACTCTCCTAGAATTTCAAAATCAGGAGCTGGGATCATCGGTCCCTGTTTCAg AAGAGAGAAACATCGTGGATGACTGTAAAACTCTGCTGCAGGCGCAAGGGGCTTCTTTCACAAAAACTGAGCCTGACAACAGCCTTGATGGTGCAGAAAGTGAGAAGGCTGAAGCTCATAATGACGAAAAGCAAGCTTCCACAGCTACATTGGCCACTCCCACAGCAAATAAGCCTGCCAAAAGGCGTATAACTCCTATTGTCATTGACTGA
- the LOC113698407 gene encoding cell wall / vacuolar inhibitor of fructosidase 2, producing MAYSSFAIVLALCISFQLAIHVQGDSSLIESTCKVTNYYDLCISSLKSNLTSLNADANGLAIIMVRVAMANATATNTYLSSQVLSATNDTLMKKLIKDCAKKYSYAIEALQASLQDLDAELYDYAYINVMAAADYPNVCHNSFRRSPGVAYPHELAAREDGLKHICEVALGIIDSLGR from the coding sequence ATGGCCTACTCTTCATTTGCCATAGTTCTTGCTttgtgcatttcatttcaattggcAATTCATGTCCAGGGTGACTCAAGTTTAATAGAAAGCACTTGCAAAGTCACAAACTACTATGACCTTTGCATATCATCCCTCAAATCAAACTTGACCAGCCTAAATGCAGACGCCAATGGATTGGCAATTATTATGGTTAGAGTAGCAATGGCCAATGCCACAGCTACCAACACATACCTTTCCTCCCAAGTTCTGAGTGCCACAAATGATACACTGATGAAGAAGCTCATTAAAGATTGTGCCAAAAAATATTCCTATGCCATTGAAGCTCTTCAAGCTTCACTTCAAGATTTGGATGCTGAGTTATATGACTATGCTTACATAAATGTTATGGCTGCAGCTGATTATCCAAATGTTTGTCACAACAGCTTTAGGCGCTCTCCAGGGGTGGCTTATCCACATGAGCTAGCTGCAAGGGAAGATGGTTTGAAGCATATTTGTGAAGTGGCTTTAGGAATCATTGATAGTCTTGGAAGGTGA
- the LOC140011260 gene encoding putative late blight resistance protein homolog R1A-3, with protein sequence MDEADIAVEFLLENLELVLSNASHSILVADCLIVISLYEDLKIIKSFLKRLGQAPFDQKENQAFLLTEIRDVVLKILDATDSYVINAVKNNNNITGTDVDSLFKKSRELAFRAKQIDLFKKELLSLHNDASSSFLAVEEVGIASDEVLSRTKNSVSILKEEKMVGFDDEVTLLLDKLTGEEKQLEVISLVGMAGIGKTTLAKRLYNNPRVVYHFHVHGWTSGLQNLEVKNALHDILSSITDDKKSLHKMTRDEIGEKLYKRLKGKRYLVVIDDIWDFGSWSTMKWYFPDDMIGSKILITSQIKDAVLEISPRNSVHFLRFLNHDESWNLFESKVFTNETCPEELMELGSEIVAKCEGLPLAIVVLAGLAKKNKTQEWWNYINQNTTACLGGEQEKFMGILGLSYQHLPSSLKSCFLYLGSFPWNHEIPVKKLIPSWIAEGFVESNGEKKVEDVAEDYLKDLVDRSLVMVSKRRSNGGIKTFHVHDLLRDLCVQKAKDEKFLQPSCGYSQISTSPRTRPILYHYFNAGKELTAGTLAYRIPDYCKCFHSYCFHSFKKNDVILHRSIFTDWRRSFVYKLLRVLDLGYMMLEDFPMEIVKLVHLKYLALLIYSIRKLPPLSSLWNLETFILDTEKGQRVILPQDIWRMIKLRHLHISGELDFQSTSLTSSTISVLCNLQSISHLCPSGSIQDVLARIPNVTNLACHLTLSNTTEHLEFPDLSSLELLETLKFHYQTFGMVPVSVPEPSKFPPHLKKLTLIGSHIDWKGMSVIGMLPNLEILKIKDNFFNGPKWETGDEGFCHLKFLKLSHTDLQQWIASSSSFPCLEQLVLNGCLDLEDIPSSFEEIYTLEIIEVYHSSQSVADSARRIQESQVYMGNDELKVLIHPNFEEE encoded by the coding sequence ATGGATGAAGCAGACATTGCTGTAGAGTTTCTATTGGAAAACCTCGAGTTAGTACTGAGCAATGCCTCCCATTCAATCCTTGTTGCAGACTGCCTGATTGTGATATCCCTCTATGAGGATCTGAAAATCATTAAATCCTTTCTGAAAAGATTAGGACAAGCCCCGTTTGACCAAAAGGAAAACCAAGCTTTCTTGCTTACAGAGATTAGAGATGTGGTCTTGAAGATATTAGATGCCACTGACTCTTATGTCATCAATGCTGtcaaaaacaacaataataTAACTGGAACAGATGTTGATAGTCTCTTCAAGAAATCCCGAGAGCTTGCTTTCCGTGCAAAACAGATTGATTTATTCAAGAAAGAACTGTTGTCTCTTCATAATGATGCCTCCAGTTCTTTCCTGGCAGTTGAAGAAGTTGGGATAGCTTCAGATGAAGTTTTGTCAAGAACCAAGAACAGTGTTTCCATTTTGAAGGAAGAAAAAATGGTAGGCTTTGATGATGAGGTAACCTTGCTGCTGGACAAGCTTACTGGGGAAGAGAAGCAACTGGAGGTGATTTCCCTTGTTGGGATGGCAGGGATTGGCAAGACAACTTTGGCAAAAAGATTGTATAACAATCCACGGGTTGTTTATCACTTCCATGTTCATGGATGGACTTCTGGGCTTCAAAATCTTGAGGTGAAAAATGCATTGCATGACATCTTAAGTTCAATCACAGATGATAAAAAATCTCTGCACAAAATGACTCGTGATGAAATTGGAGAGAAGTTGTACAAGCGTTTAAAGGGGAAAAGATATCTTGTTGTTATTGATGATATATGGGATTTTGGGTCCTGGAGCACGATGAAGTGGTATTTTCCAGATGATATGATAGGTAGTAAAATCTTGATCACTAGTCAGATCAAAGATGCGGTTTTGGAAATAAGTCCACGCAACTCTGTTCATTTTCTGCGATTTCTGAATCACGATGAGAGTTGGAACTTATTTGAAAGTAAAGTTTTTACTAATGAAACCTGCCCTGAAGAGCTCATGGAATTAGGGAGTGAAATTGTTGCAAAATGCGAAGGACTACCACTCGCAATTGTTGTTTTAGCTGGGCTTGCAAAGAAAAATAAGACTCAAGAGTGGTGGAATTACATTAATCAGAACACAACTGCATGTTTAGGTGGTGAACAAGAAAAATTCATGGGCATTTTAGGATTGAGTTATCAACACTTGCCTAGTTCATTGAAATCGTGCTTTCTTTATCTTGGATCATTTCCCTGGAACCATGAAATCCCCGTGAAGAAACTAATCCCGTCATGGATTGCGGAGGGATTTGTCGAGTCTAATGGAGAAAAGAAAGTGGAAGATGTAGCAGAAGATTACTTGAAAGATCTTGTTGACAGAAGTCTAGTTATGGTTTCCAAGAGAAGGTCCAATGGCGGCATTAAGACTTTCCATGTTCATGATCTATTAAGAGATTTATGTGTCCAGAAAGCCAAGGATGAGAAGTTCTTGCAGCCGAGTTGCGGATATTCACAAATTTCTACTTCACCACGAACTCGACCAATCCTCTATCACTACTTCAATGCTGGTAAAGAACTAACAGCTGGCACTCTCGCCTACAGGATTCCAGATTATTGTAAATGCTTTCACTCTTACTGTTTTCACTCTTTCAAGAAAAATGATGTCATCTTGCACAGAAGCATATTTACAGACTGGCGAAGGTCATTTGTGTATAAACTTCTCAGGGTGTTGGATTTAGGATATATGATGCTAGAAGACTTTCCAATGGAGATAGTAAAACTAGTTCATTTGAAGTACTTGGCACTTCTGATTTACAGCATTAGGAAGCTGCCACCCCTGTCTAGCCTGTGGAATCTCGAGACCTTTATCCTTGATACAGAAAAGGGACAAAGGGTTATCTTACCTCAAGATATTTGGAGAATGATAAAGTTGAGGCATTTGCATATTTCAGGGGAACTAGATTTCCAAAGTACCTCTTTGACTTCTTCAACTATTTCTGTGCTATGCAATCTGCAATCTATTTCCCATCTATGTCCTTCAGGTTCAATTCAGGATGTTCTGGCAAGAATTCCCAATGTCACAAATTTAGCATGCCATCTAACTTTATCAAACACAACTGAACACCTTGAATTCCCTGATCTTTCTAGTTTGGAACTGCTAGAAACATTGAAGTTTCATTATCAGACATTTGGCATGGTACCAGTCAGCGTCCCTGAACCAAGTAAATTTCCTCCACATTTGAAGAAGCTGACTCTGATAGGTAGTCATATAGACTGGAAAGGAATGTCAGTCATTGGGATGCTACCAAACTTGGAGATTCTGAAAATAAAGGACAATTTCTTCAATGGACCAAAATGGGAAACAGGCGATGAGGGGTTTTGTCATCTCAAGTTCTTGAAACTTTCACACACAGATCTTCAGCAATGGATTGCCTCAAGCAGCAGCTTCCCTTGCCTTGAGCAATTGGTGTTAAATGGATGTCTAGATTTGGAGGACATACCATCTAGCTTTGAAGAGATCTATACACTTGAGATAATTGAGGTATATCATTCATCTCAGTCTGTTGCAGATTCAGCTAGGCGAATTCAAGAATCACAGGTTTACATGGGCAACGATGAATTGAAGGTCTTGATCCACCCCAACTTTGAAGAGGAATAG
- the LOC140010862 gene encoding uncharacterized protein, whose amino-acid sequence MEKKALKSSKSKQSLNSKVSFKVCKNRVAGIKKKAMELALLCDIPVCVVIIDPSGKIQTWPENHNDVQSVLDEYSEKEQARSLSAKNREHPPKKSTDGEIDPVELVKILDSKIEAIKNKIEERMVKNGAAAINVAEIDKMHPLKKSTDGEIDRVQLVKILDSKIEAIKSKIEERIVKNGAAAINVAEIDKMDNAVDLFDFDQYEIDNAAEYLDAIDFLDQEETENPGKVLDFVDLDPDQDEKTSTLIQSPHQEEISQKRRFLGSGFSDWEESSTDFSDWDQLCTDWEKFSGDFGEGAEVSTDFEVRRQIPIDSDFDMLPQLQNSDPIGSSYENPLLTGYEFPQIPLETDIAMDDPMAELLQFGDFLSGDVGNSDFSIPLMAGF is encoded by the coding sequence ATGGAGAAGAAGGCACTGAAGAGTTCGAAGTCTAAGCAATCCCTGAATTCCAAGGTATCCTTCAAAGTCTGCAAGAACAGGGTTGCTGGAATCAAGAAGAAGGCAATGGAGCTCGCATTGCTGTGTGATATACCCGTTTGTGTGGTGATCATTGATCCTAGTGGCAAAATCCAAACCTGGCCTGAGAATCACAATGATGTTCAATCTGTTCTTGACGAGTATTCTGAAAAAGAACAAGCTCGATCACTATCAGCCAAGAACAGAGAGCACCCTCCGAAGAAGTCGACAGATGGAGAAATTGATCCTGTCGAGTTGGTTAAGATATTGGACAGTAAAATTGAAGCAATCAAGAACAAGATTGAGGAAAGGATGGTCAAGAATGGTGCAGCGGCAATAAATGTTGCTGAAATTGATAAGATGCACCCTCTGAAGAAGTCGACAGATGGAGAAATTGATCGTGTCCAGTTGGTTAAGATACTGGACAGTAAAATTGAAGCAATCAAGAGCAAGATTGAGGAAAGGATCGTCAAGAACGGTGCAGCAGCAATAAATGTTGCTGAAATTGATAAGATGGATAATGCTGTTGATCTTTTCGACTTTGATCAGTATGAGATTGACAATGCTGCAGAGTATCTTGATGCTATTGATTTTCTCGATCAAGAAGAAACTGAAAACCCTGGAAAGGTTCTTGATTTTGTTGATCTTGACCCTGATCAGGATGAAAAAACTTCTACTTTGATTCAGTCGCCTCATCAGGAGGAAATTTCGCAGAAAAGAAGATTTCTTGGAAGTGGGTTTTCTGATTGGGAGGAGTCTTCCACTGATTTTAGTGATTGGGACCAACTCTGCACTGATTGGGAGAAATTTTCCGGTGATTTTGGTGAAGGGGCTGAAGTTTCTACTGATTTTGAGGTGAGGCGCCAAATCCCAATTGACTCTGATTTTGATATGCTGCCCCAATTGCAGAACAGCGATCCAATTGGTTCCAGTTACGAAAATCCCCTCCTTACGGGGTATGAATTTCCACAAATTCCTTTGGAAACAGACATTGCCATGGATGATCCCATGGCAGAACTTTTGCAGTTTGGAGATTTTCTGAGTGGGGATGTTGGAAATTCAGACTTTTCCATTCCTCTTATGGctggattttga